Sequence from the Bos indicus x Bos taurus breed Angus x Brahman F1 hybrid chromosome 16, Bos_hybrid_MaternalHap_v2.0, whole genome shotgun sequence genome:
AATCCACGCACAAAACCTCCAGGCATACAGTCAGAGCTCTAAGATACCTTTTTCAAACAAGGTCTGACGACATATGTCACTTCTACTTGGCCCCCATCTGTCAAGCATGAGAAGACCATTTAGCAGTCACTCCTGGGTCCAAATCAAGTGAAGGACAAGAGAAATTCAGATTTGGCAGGCTTTGGGGGTGATTTTAGAAATATACTAAAAATGTCCTCAAAAGGAGAGTACACTACCTTTTCTGCGGAGTGTCTTTAACTTTGGCAAGATCAGAAGTGTTATCGGCCCCCATGCATCAACGAACTCTGTGACGTCATGGATTCCTCCCAGTTGAGGTCCAGAACTAACTACTATGCCAAAATCAATGGGTCAGTAATCTTCAAGATTGGCTGTTAGTCATGTAAATTTCAATTTACATGACTCTAACCTTGTTAGAGAACAGCTGTGAGTCAGGTAGGTTTTCAAACCTGGTTTTAATTATGGTGAAACACAAGCTGATTGGCATTTGGGCAAGGggtgctttattttatttacttcaaaTTGGAACTCATGACCCAATAAGTTTAAATGAACCTTAAAGTTTCCCTGAACCGTGGGCAGGCTCATATGGAGAAATTTTGTATATATCGCTATAAATGGGCAGATTCCTCTGTAAATGTAACTGAAGCTCCCAGGGTGGAAACAAGAAGAGAGGTGTCCAGAGAGGAGGCACGTGTGAATTTTGTGGGTGAGACTTGGGGGTTAGCTCCAGGTACTAAGCTCCACTGTGAGAGCATAGACTTCTTTTCCAGATGCTAAGGCTGTTGTGGATTTCTAGGATAACTGGTCCCTAAACATAggacattgaaggcaaaaggagaagagggcagcagaggataagaagattggaaagcatcactgattcaatggacataaacttgggcaaactctggggagatagtgagggacggggaggccttgcctgctgcagtccatgggatgcaaagagcatgacacaacttagccactgaataacaacaaaacagaacataAACACCCCTCTCTCTAAGATAAAGAGtatgttttagttgctcagtcatgtccaactgtttgagaccccatggattgcaacccgccaggctcctctgttcatgggattctccaggcaagaacactggagtgggttgccattcctttctccaggggatcttggggACCCCGGGatggaaccaggtctcctgcattgtgggcagattctttacagtctgagccaccagggaagcccctctaagaTAAAGGCCTTCTCTAATTCAAAGCCACAACTCATAAAGACATTGCCCAGGGTAAAGTCATCTGTCAGGAAACTGAAAGGCTGAGCCATCTGGTGGGgttttgagagagtcatttcctaggcaggttgataagaagtctaggggtccctaacaagagaggggtctggaattctcaaggaggaagaaaggacaaactttttttccctctacattccttaggattatataacaataatgtatcctgactgaggacagtctctggattaaacctcctggctaatcctgttaccttaaaatgtaaattatgggagtaggtctagtgaggtctttacaacctccagacgttcttttgattcattggagAGTGTATAACTCcactgctaacactagcaagggggtactctttctgccccccttctgatgcctatgtcagaagctttctctgtctcctttatactttaataaaactttattatacaaaGCTCTTCGATTAACTTCGATTAACTTTCGCTTTGGAGGATTCCCTCAAGGAGACCAAGCTTCTGGGGATTTCTTTATTCACGTTAAAACAGAAAAGGACCTTTCTCTAGAGAGGATCAGCCCTGATGCTTTCTCGGTATTTGCAGATGgttttgagggcaggaggcggcTAATCTTTTTTGTCACCGCATCCGAGGTCGGCTGTGTCTTCTTCACCTTCCCTGAGGGCCAGCCGAGGGTGCCCTCACTCGTCGTCGGAGGACGGGGTGGTGGGCTCCTTCTTGCAGCTGTGGTGCTTGGCTTGGTGTCGTCGGAGGTGATTGGACCGGGTGAAGGCCTGGCCGCAGTCCGCGCACTGGTAGGGCCTCTCGCCGTTGTGCACCCGAATGTGCTGGGCCAGCTCCGAGGCCACGCGGAAGGCCCGGCCACACTCGGCGCAGAGGAAGCCCTTCTCCCCGGAGTGGATCTGTTGGTGCCGCTTCAGGGTGGAGGAGCGCGCGAAGGCCTGGCCGCACTGCGCGCAAGGAAAGGGCCGCTCGCCGGTGTGGATGCGCTGGTGGCGCGCCAGGCGCGAGGGCTGCGCGAAGGCCACGCCGCAGTCGGCGCACTTGAAGGGCCTCTGGCCGGTGTGCAGCGTCTGGTGCTCCAGCAGGTTGGAGGATTTGGTGAAGCACTTGCCGCAGGTTGGGCAGGGGAAGGGCCGCTCGCCCGAGTGCACGCGCTGGTGCTCCATCATCCGGCTGGCCACTGCGAACTCCCTGTCGCAGGTGGGGCAGCGGAAGGGCTTCTCGCCCAGGTGCGTGCGCTGGTGGCGCAGCAGCGACAGCGGCTTGTTGAAGGTCAGGCCGCACTCGGCGCACGGGAAGGGCTTGTCGTTGCTGTGCATGTTGCGCTGGTGTTTGCGCAGGTCCGAGGAGCGCACGAAGGCCTTCCCGCAGTCCGGGCACGGGTAGGGTTTCTCGCCCGTGTGCGTGCGGATGTGCTTGCGGTGATCGGAGGACCAGGTGTAGGTCTTGTCGCAGAAGGGGCACTGGTAGGGCCGCTCGCCTGTGTGCAGGCGCTGGTGCTGCTGGAGCGTGGCCCGGTGGGAGTACGCCTTCCCGCACAGCTCGCACGCGTAAGGCTTAGCGCCCAGCGACTTCTGGACGGCCCTCCCGCCCCGCAGGCACTTGTAGGGACGTGCCTCGCCCTGCCTGCCCTCCCCGGAGCCCGCCGGGTTCGGGTCCTTAGAGCCCTTCCGCGCTTTGGCCAGAGCCTCCTCCACTGCCAGGCAGGCCTGGGTAGCCGACTCCTGGGCTGGTGTGTGTGTCTCTTGCGTGGAGAGGTCCCAACTGCCCCCTGCTTTGGGGACACACGCCCCCGCAGAGGAGTTGTCTGGGGACTTGTCTCCATCCTTCTGTGCACGGAAGTACCTTGCAGAACCAAGGAAGTTGGATGGGACCCCGAGGGTGGCGTCCAGATTTGCCCTTGAGTCTGCCTCATCACCAGCAGGTAATGAGGCCCTAGGAGGTTGCGTCTCCCCGAACCACTTGCGCGCGAGGCCCCTGGGGAGGGCACTGGGAGTCACGCTTGCTCTGGGGGAGGCCTCGGTTGGGGTGATCTTTGACGCATCTCTTTCCCAACTGGCCTTCTTCCGCAGTGGTGCCATGGGTTTCTTCCCCACGCCTGCGGCACTAAAGGAGTCAGagaatttctcttccttcctgcagGCTGGATGCTTCCAGAGCAAGTCAGGATTGTCCTCGGTCACTTGGGAGCTGCCCCTTGGTCGGGCCTGCTGATCAGGGTCACCAGTGGCCCCTTGGTCTCCTGCCTTTCCAGGAGCCTCATCCTCACTCTCCAAGTTGACGCTCAGCATCCCGGGGTCATAAGCCTCCCCAGTCAAGCTGCAGAGGGGAGATGCATCTCCCCACCCATCCTGGGGGTCCCCCTGTGCCATTACGTGCAGGCCCTTCTACTCTTGCTTCTCCAAGACAGACCTTCACTTGGCTCAGGAAACCTGCAAAAAGGAAGATCCCAAAGAACAGACTTCGTCACCTTCACAGCCACAGGAACTGAGTTCTCACTACAGGTCTGTATGCAGCTGGCAGCCACACCAGCCACTGTTGGTCCCTCACAGGTGAAGGAGGACCTGGAACCTGTGAAAACTCCCCAGTCGCCCTTAGTCCTGTGGAGGTCCCCCTTGCTGGAAGCCCCAGGAGACAGTGCTGTCAGGATGGCCAGTGTGAGCATTTGCTGAGTAGCATCTGTGCTCTGTCCCACCCTGGGGCTCAAACACCAACTGCTAGCCGGGTGGGTTCTCTGTGAGCTGAGGAAGAATAGACGAAGGGCAGAAAGCAAGGTCTGGTTGTCCTTGGACCTCTTACACCTTCGGCGCAGCCGGGAAGCTGGAAACCAGGCTGGCTCTTGCTGTTCCTGCCAGGAGAGCAAGCCTGCCGTGTTTTGATGGTGGCAGCGAGGCTGCCTCCCACACACTGGGCTGTGTGGGCCACCTCTTCCAAGGACACGGACCAGCTCCTGGGAGCATGGGGGTGAGTCAGGAAGACACTACGGTGTTCCCAAGAAGAAACCCAGCTGCCCCTCCCTGCTTAAGTGGGGCTTCTCAGGCCTTTGTAGCAAAGCACCCCTTGCTGGTGGGCAGGGTAAAACACATCCAACCAGGGAGAAAGGGGTGCCCACTGAAAGCTTGAACTACCCCCGAAATACTGCTTCATCTTAAACATTCATGGGAATGTACATTCTATGTCCTGTTTATTTTAACTTGAAAAGAGTGTTTTAAGTTAGTTTTGGTTTAAATGTTTTAACTTTCCCCCAGTGTGTTATATTTAGCCTGTGGCCTCATGGATTCCTGGCATACCCCCATATATCCCAGGGGTGCCTATACCCCAACTTGAAAAGTGTAGACTTAGGGTTTTGACAGCAAGGCACGACAAGGGAGCCTTTGAGATGCATTTTCcgattgattttattttagcttGAAGACACAGAGACCTGCTGAGGTTGGCTAATAAGGATTGTTTGTATGAGTTTTACAGGGGTTGCCTGAGTGAGAGGCAGGCTACTGAGGGTCTCTGTGGGGCTGGGGTAGGGAGTGAGGGGGAGGAGCAATTTCTAACCCAAGCAATTTCTAACTCTAACTGAGTTTGGTCTGGAGGGAAGCTTCTGAGAATCCCAGAGATCAGTAGTACTACCAGTTCCATTTTCTGGGCAAATGTTACGAGCCAGACAGTGTGCTGCATACTTCACAAGCCTGACTTTCTTTATTCCTCCCAGCAACCTTTAATATAGACACTGTTACTGTTAGAGTAACCTTTCCATTTCATAGACcagaaaactgaggcttcaaGAGATTACTCacctgcctaaggtcacacaactCATAGGCAGCAGCCCTGGGGTTTCTGCCTTCAAGGAGTTGTCCTGGCTCCCAGATGTGGCCTCCCCACGAAGGCCCTGCCTAGAGGCCGGGCCCTGCCCAAGAATGGCCACAGCATCCTAGGGGGAGAGCCACTGCTTTCTGAGGCATCAAAGCCCCTTGTGTTTACTGGGCCAAGGCACCTTGGCTATGGGGCCTCGTGGCTgggctcctccctgcccctgtTGACCCAGATTGCCCTCGGCAGGAGAGAGAGGCCAGATTGCCCGCTACAGAGACTGTTGCCCGGGGCGGTCAGGAGTATGAGTCATTGAGTGTTTACTTTCCGAAAGCTGCTGCGCTTCTCCTCCGCCCACCTTCCACCACCTCTCAGAGGGATCGGCTCTGCACTCCTCTTCAGGGTGGAGGCGTTCCATCTTTGCTCAGCAACACAGATTCATTCGTTGGACAGATGTGGAGCAAATGGTTAAAATCATATGCCTGTATCAACAAACATCTCTGAGCCTGGTCCTCTTCATCTGCAGGATGGAGATACTGCCCCTACTGTATACTCCGTGGGATGCTCCTGCACACACGCGGCTGGCACTCAGTGACTGGGGCATTGTTACTCGAGCTGCTCACTCCTCTGGGAGGTGTCTAGGTGGACGATCCTCGCAGTTTGGTGCTCGAGGTTCACACAGTAAGGTCATGTCCTGATTTATTAGCCCCTGTGCCATCAAGCTGCCCTTCTCCCAGCTTTTGCCTGATCATAAGCCCAGGTACTGTGAAAATGTGTGGAGGTGCAGCAAAGAGGAGGAATCCTCACTCTCTCCTTGGACACAGAAGCCATAGATGAAGGGAGGACACAAGGCAGTGATGACTGGGGTCCAGCCTCTCCTGTCCCTTTGTGCCCGAAGCCCAGGGGCCACTGCCTCCCTCTGACCATCCTGCTCTGTCCCTGTAATGTGTTAGAGTTGAGCTGACATACCTCTTGGCAGGAAACCAGGTTGGATGTATTTTCAGTGGTTCTTAGAGAGTagctgtgcctgtgtgtgtgtgtgtatgtagaggAACACAGCACTGGCCAGCATGCCTGATCCAGACTGTGGTCTACCAGTCAGACGGCAAGAAAGTGCTGGATTTGAGTGAAGcagattctttctttctgtggGACAACGTGCCATGCAGGTTCATGGGGAGTGTTTCACAGACCACATCCCACCTACTCCCCACCCTTCCTCTGGCACGTGTCCCCATTTCTACACAACACACGTCTCATCCCCGTCCTTCAGGCCAGAAGTGAGCCTCCTCAGGGTGGCACCCAGCCCTCTGCTAGCTCATCGCTGACAGGGGGCTGCCTTCCAAATGGGAAACTCCTCCCCTATCTGCAGCCACGTCCCCTGCTCACTTCTTCCTGAAGTGGCCAAAGGTGCTCTCTTGACCACCAAGAAGACCGAGAGGAAGGCAGGGGCTCAGGAGGGGGTTTTTTGGCCAAGTTGACACGAATATTCCCGGTCTGGAAGAGGAACCCTGATGCCACGGTGCGGCTAGCCCCTCTGCTTTCCAGATGCGCTGACCCCAGAGGCAGGCAGCATGCAGTCCTTTCCTGGACCTTCCTCCACACTTACTGTCCAGGTGCAGCTCCAGCACACCCAATTCACCCGTGGATGTGATGCATTGCAGAAACCTGGCCTCACGGCTTGCTCCAGCTCCTGGCCCCAGCCCCCTCTTTCCTTGCATAGATGGTACCCAGTGCACTCCAGGGCAACCACCTCCCTTCTTCTCCCCTTCCCACCACCTTCAGACCTGGCTCAATTCTGGCTCACACATGAATACTCACTTACCTGGGCAATGCAGACAGCCAAGGAGGCCCCCAGCCCAGCTTCTCTGCTCTGTGTGGCTTCTTGGCAACAGGGAGCAGAGCTGGGTACGAATCAGCGGAGACGGTGTCTCGGTCCCTCACACTTTTGTGTCCAGTCCAGCAGCTGCGGAGAGAGCTTCGGGAGGTGGGGCTGGTGTAAGACACTCAGCCTTCCTGCCTGCAGCCCAGAGGGCAGCCTGGGAAGTCCAGGGGGGCTGCCCTGTCTCACAGCCTGAACCAATTCCGGCTGCTTCCTCTGAGCCCGCCTCCCCTCCAGTCTTCCTcgctctctcctttcctcccgcCCTCAGGAAGGTTACTCAGTCCTGCAGGTGGCCCTGTCCCTTCTGTGCACTCTCACCCCTTCTTCCACTACAGCAAGCACTCCATTTTTCCATCCTGCCCCGATATGTCCTTGAGCCTCTGGTCGCACTGTGAGCTTCATGAGGAAGCGTGTTTTTTCTTCCTGGGAGGCAGGACCGGGTATTTGGTCTGTACCCCTACCTCCCCCATTCTCGTACCCACCTTTTGCAGCACTATGGTTTGAACAGGGGTATTTCCGGAATGTTTTGTAGTTATCATTGGCTCAAAGATGCCCGTGACCATTTAGCTAGGGGTGAGGTACAGGAAGataattttctttcctaattcATGCACAAACCAGGCCTGTCTCACCATCTTTCAGCATTGCTGTCCAGGCAGGTTCATTTTGCAGAGCAAATTGGCCCAGGGTTGAGACTCAGTATGTCTAGAATTGGTACCCACTCAAGTCTAGGGTGCCTTTATTAGGGTGAGTGCTCAGGACACTAAAATAGGGGATAGAATGTGATGTCCCCAGGTGGCCAAAAATACACTCAGGGTTCTGGTGCATTTGAACCTTAACTCACgccctgtgtgaccttggacaagttacttgacctctctgtgccttagcttcatatctgtaaaatggggatcgtGGCAGCATCCTCATCACAGGGGTCTTgggaaggttaaatgagatcatgcacaTAAAGAGCTTAGCACCGTGTCCGGAACATAGTTAAGTGCCCAGCGAAGTCAGCTGCCCTCCTTGTTATTATTGATATCCTTGTTTCTGGGGAACATGTGGCTCATGGGGTTCCTTTTGTATGTCCAGGGCCTTGAGAGGGATAGTGACACCTGACACATTTTTCTGAACAGTAAACTTCAGAATGGGATAGAGAGAAGCAGGTCCCTCTGCCCCTTGGAGTATTGTGGGTGTGGCCTCAGAGGGGGAAGCCAGGCAGCAGGGAAGCTTCTAAGTCTTTGAGCCTGCAAGTCCGGAACAAGGCTTCTAATCCACACATCCCTGAAGTAAAGTGCAGAATGCTACAGATATGTGGATGTACACTGTTTGGGCAAAAGGACCCATTTCCTGAAGGGGCTGTGGTCCAAAAAAAGGATAAGAATCATTGGTGTTGAGGGGCAAGGGGGCAGGATAGGAAGAGTTGATGCTTAAAATATCTCCCATGGCAACTTATCTGATGGCGTTGCCACCAATCCACACCCCAACACTGTTGTTCAAAATTTCCCAAGCGACCCTATCATACAGGTTGCCCTTCAGGTCCCTTTGGCAGAAAAGTGACTAGAGTCCTCAGAGGGGCCGGCGGAGGTCAGAGCcggagctggggagggggtgcgtgtgtccctccccactcccagtgcCACAGCGCTGGTGCCCACGCACAGAGCTCTTCCTCAGGACCACGCTACGTGGCCACCGTGTGCAGTGCCTCCACCCATCCTCGCCGCGTTCCAGGGAGTGCCTGCTATGGTCAGTGTTACTCTCTGGCCCACAGGCTGAGTGTGCAAGACACAGACAGCCTAGTGCCTTTTCCAGGTGCAGAGCCCCATGACCACTACTGAGTGCAGCTCCCGTTCCAAGGTCCCAGGGTCTCGGACTTTAACCACAGACTGCCCAGACACGGTCACCGCAGAGCCTGCATGTTTGGCCTTGGTCTAGCtccaccctcccttcctcctggaaACCCTCAGTCCGTCCACCCAAGGCTgcatgactctgtgtgtgtgtggtccctgcagtgcacccccacccccagaggaaGAAGACCTTCTTTGCCCTCAGAACAGCTCCCCAAGGAGACAAGGGGTCCCCTAAAGGCCCAACTCATTATTGTCCAGCTGGCATAGCTTGTCTCTCATCATGCTTTATTTCTAGAAACCCAGCGACTGACTGTAGAACAAAAGCCCACAGGCCATGGGACTTTCATGTTAACTCGCCCACATTGCCTCCTCCTTGGTTTTCAAAACACCCTGATGTGGCCACCGCACTGTGGGCCAGGCCACTCCATGATTGAGAAATGGGATAAGCGGCCCGGATACTCACAACAGCAAGACGTAACAGGAGGCCTTTTTCCCAAGTCATCTCCCTGAGAGGTCCCCTGGGCCCCCTCTGACATCCCATTTTGCACCTTTACTGTGTGTGGAACTTCTCCATCCTCAGGAGCTGCAAGCAGGGAGCTGAGCCGGCCTCAGAACGGAATCCCAGGTCTCGCTCAGCCCTGGTCAGCCTGCTCGGACCCGAGGGCACAAGGACCTTTTCGACAGCACAAACACAGTCACTCCTATTGAATCTCCCCAACAGTCACTCTGAGTACCACTAGGCATGAGGGCTGACGGGAAGGCCccatctttttccttctttttagagCTTTTGGAATCTCTATCATTCTGCCCAGTCCCTTAGGTATGGAGACAAGGgaggtgttgtttttgtttgttattacTTGCAAGTCTGCCTTCAAAATCAGGCATTCCCTTTGAGATCTCCTGACTGGCAGTGGTGAAAACAGGGATCCCCTTGACTGTTTGGgaaggggagaaaagagagattGAGAGAAGCCTGTATGGAAGGGCACTGGCTCCTGCCAGGCAAGATGCCGGAGCTCAGTGGTGCCTGTGAACCGCACAGACTGGACCGGCTGGGCTGAGTGACTTAAGTGGACAATGGAACAGACTGGCGTTCCATCCTGGAGAACGCGTGGGCACCCCGCTGAGTTCATGAACCATGGCTGAGCCTGGACATTGGGTCTGACTGTGATTCTGAGACCCTGAGAAACTGCCCAGTTCCACTGAGGAGGCTCTGGGACCCCCACCCATGCAGCTCCCCCAATCCCCGCCCACCGACCCCGCCTTGCTCTGCTTTTAGCTGTCAGCATGGTGATCTAGCTGAGCTGCTCTCCAACAGTGGGAACTCTGGATGAGAAATCAACCATCCAGCCTGCTTTCTTGCCCAAGGCCTGTGTCATCCTTGAGGAAGATTAATGGAGCCACTTAAGTGGCCCTAGCATGGGAGAGActtcaaatatttgttgttttcttcgCAGGCATCAAACTTTACTAGGTAATAGAACACATGTGGCAAGCAGAATTGTGAGTGGAACAGGAACTTGGAACACAGCCTCGGGTTGGACAGACCTGGCTTTGAATCCCAGGTCTATTTGTTTGATGACCTTGACTTGTTTGATCCTtaacttccctgagcctcaggccctctgtctataGAATGGGAATAAGAATTAATTACAACCTTTGTTATAAGGTTGTTATGAAAATTTCATGAAAcaatatttttgaagtatttagCCCAATGTAgtggtttttaaataaattgttatttttagCCTAGAGCTGATGGGACCTTGCTGATGTCTTTCCCCCGTGCCCGTCCTTCCAGAATGCTTGTCCTTTGTTACTCTGGCACCAGAAGAGCACCGTCTTCTCTTTCCTACTCTGGTCTCCTTGCCTCAAAGCGTTCCCACTCAGAGGCCAGCCAAGGAGATCTTCTCAAGGCCAGTGATACTCCCAGAGCAGTGATATCAGGGCTTTTCATTGTGTATTACACTTCACACACGTGGCAATCGATGCCAGGACTGGGAGGTTTGTGTTCTAGACAGGATGTCAGAACATGGTGATAACTCCAACCATCCTGTTTCCCCCacttgctgtgtgactgtgggcaagttacttaacctttctgggcctcagtttctttctgtaAATTATGGTTAATGATAGTGTGTACCTTCCAGGGTTGTTACGGGGTTTAAGTGAGGTGATGTACTTTGCACAGTGCAAACGATAGGCAAGCACTCAATCCATAAtagccaatgtgtgtgtgtgttagttactcagtcatgtcggagtctttgcgatcccatggactgcagctcaccaggttcctctgtccatgggattttccaggcaagaatactggagtgggtagcctttcccttctccaggggatcttcccaacccagggattgaacccaggactcccatattgcaggcagattctttaccgtctgagccaccagggaagccctaatgatcGATAGTAATATATGAATGATTTCAGGAGAGAGGTACTTGCAGTCCAAACAACAGAGAACTCCACCTCTAGTCTCCATCAGAACCCTCTCCTGAGCAGGCCCAAGGCCTCCCCTATGTATGAACTAGAGCTAGAGTGATCACCAGAGTCCCTTGGGTGAGCTTCAAGCAGACCACCCCCCTCTTAGCTCCTCGAGGCCCACATTGAGCTGTAGTTACCCTCCCAGatgactactgaagcccctggtccCCACCTCCGGAGGATAAGCTACAGGCAACAGGATGGGAATCTCTGAAGTTCATGGTGAAGGTcaaacactcactcactcactctactGACACAACAGAAGATTTCCTTGGCCCTGAGAATGGCACCCCCTTCCAGGCTACAGATTCTTCCTCATTTACTCGGCTTTGGGACCTCgtagaagacaaagaaagaacaCCACAAACACAATTCCTGGGAGTCTCCTGTTCTATACACTTACCTGCTGCCTCTGCTGGTCCTTCTGGCTGGTCTGGGGAGGTTGGAAGACACTGCGTATCTGTAgttaatgaagaaactgaaacagaACCCTCTAAACTCTTCCATCATTGGAGATCCTTTTAACTAAAGATTACTAGAGCCCTAGGTGTGATGAAGCTGTTGAAAactgggtggggggaggcatTAGGACTCAGAATTTTAAATGAAGAGATGTTAGAAATGATCTCATGCAGCCTGCTGCTTTCCAGCTGTTGAGATACAAGGATGCATTTAAGTATTCCatctttcacttattcattcatcaaacatgtGTTGGGCACAACTCTGGCTGGAGTTTTCAAACTGTAGGACTCAATTTGTGAATAGGACAAGAAATCACTTTCATGAACCATAACCGACACTTCTGTTTGAACAGAGTAGAATGGATCAGAGTGTCTTACACATAATAAAAGTTTAATTGcaagtactatttttttttacttttatatgcaGACATATGTGTGGAGTTGTAATGAAAACTGTATTTGTTAGTTGGGTTtgctttgattcctggtcagaacATTTGAAAAACATGCTTGGCGTAAGTCTTGCTCTGCGTAAGATAAACAGGGATCTGGTTAAATATGGTGATTCGAGGGCCACACCCCAGAGGTTCTTCAGGTGTCCGAGGACCCTAGAATCCATATTTCAACAAGCCCCCACGTAACTCTGAGGCATGCTGTGGGTagtcagaaaaggagaaattggcCTTGCCCGGACTTCAGAGAGGTCTTTCCAAAAGAGATGCCTTTTTTTCAAGACGCCTTGAAAGATAAACTTGACTTTGCTAAGTAAAGAAGGGGAAGGATCGGGCCACAGGACCATCAGGCATTTCACGTCACGTTCCTTGGCTTTGCTCTGCCCTTTCTCTGCCTAAGGACCGGCTTCCCAGCTCTCTGGCTCCCCCTCTGGCTCACTTGAGCACTGCCACCAGGATTCTGACTTCTACCTGCAGCTGAGGAGCTCTTGCCTGGGCCCTTTGTGGGCCCCACCACCTACAGTGCTGGCCAGGGTGAAAGG
This genomic interval carries:
- the ZNF648 gene encoding zinc finger protein 648 → MAQGDPQDGWGDASPLCSLTGEAYDPGMLSVNLESEDEAPGKAGDQGATGDPDQQARPRGSSQVTEDNPDLLWKHPACRKEEKFSDSFSAAGVGKKPMAPLRKKASWERDASKITPTEASPRASVTPSALPRGLARKWFGETQPPRASLPAGDEADSRANLDATLGVPSNFLGSARYFRAQKDGDKSPDNSSAGACVPKAGGSWDLSTQETHTPAQESATQACLAVEEALAKARKGSKDPNPAGSGEGRQGEARPYKCLRGGRAVQKSLGAKPYACELCGKAYSHRATLQQHQRLHTGERPYQCPFCDKTYTWSSDHRKHIRTHTGEKPYPCPDCGKAFVRSSDLRKHQRNMHSNDKPFPCAECGLTFNKPLSLLRHQRTHLGEKPFRCPTCDREFAVASRMMEHQRVHSGERPFPCPTCGKCFTKSSNLLEHQTLHTGQRPFKCADCGVAFAQPSRLARHQRIHTGERPFPCAQCGQAFARSSTLKRHQQIHSGEKGFLCAECGRAFRVASELAQHIRVHNGERPYQCADCGQAFTRSNHLRRHQAKHHSCKKEPTTPSSDDE